The Rosa rugosa chromosome 1, drRosRugo1.1, whole genome shotgun sequence genomic sequence TTACTGGGGATTTCAACACAATTTCATTGCAAATTTGCTTTGGGTGttgtgttttatttattttttatgtgttctattttttacagatatgaGGAGAGATGTGCAGGAGATCTTCAGGTTGACTCCTCATGATAAGCAAGTAATGATGTTTTCAGCAACGCTAAGCAAGGAAATCCGCCCTGTCTGCAAGAAATTTATGCAAGATGTAAGATTTGCTTAAAACTTGACATGAATTTGGGAAACACCAGCTCCTTAGAATGTAATGTCTTATAATTTTGGAATCCCTTTTCCTTTGGTTGTGAATCTGGACAATGTCATACTTACTGCTGATAAATAACTATCCAGGAAACATGTTGACAAATTAAATGAGTTTCTGAAATTTGTGAAGTGGGATATTGTTTGGGTGGATTTTGAGCTGTCATATGAGTCTCTTAAGCTTTTTGAGGCAGCATTTAAGATTCCATATAATAttattactatatatatatatatatatatatatatatatatatattgcatgGGAGGTATTGCTATGTATTTGTATTTTTAAATCTGAACCATCAGTGTCTGGGTTTTTAATTCATCTTGTGTTTACATTTGTTTTTCAGCCGATGGAAATTTATGTAGATGATGAAGCCAAGTTGACTCTTCATGGTCTCGTTCAGGTACGGTCGACTTTTGATTGATGagctttttgttttgttcattacttgtttcttggtttgcttacctctctctctctctctctctctctctctctctctctctctctatagcATTACATCAAATTGAGTGAATCTGAGAAGAACCGCAAGTTGACTGACCTTCTTGATGCGTTGGATTTCAATCAAGTGGTTATTTTTGTAAAAAGTGTGAGCAGAGCAGCTGAGTTGAACAAGTTACTGGCTGACTGTAATTTTCCCTCTATCTGCATTCATTCTGGAATGCCCCAGGAAGAAAGGTATACATTCTATTGTTTTTTTATGATAGTTACAGTATTGATCTGTTTGTTACTATGTACCTTATAAGCTAACTGTTATTTGCATTCATTGTGTGATGGTTTTGATTGTATTGCTCATTCTGAGATTCTATGATCAAATATTATGAAAAGTTTTCATCAATTATTTGTTATCATAGTTTGTTTTTATAAGCCAAGATGATTGTTGTTTGCCTTAATTGTGATGAGTCGAGTGTATTACTTGTTCTCATCTTCTATTATAATCAAATTTTACAGCATCTATTACTAATTATTGTTATgtgaaacctttttttttttttttttgacttgatGGTTATTGAATTATCCTCTGTTAATTTTTTGCGTTGACTGAGTGTTCACATTATTCTTTTCGGACCTCTGTCAAAAGCTTACGGCATCAATATTGaatctctcaattttttttcccctctaTGGGCCTCAATATGTTATTGATTGTCGATTAGGTTTATGTCACCCCTTTATAATTGATTGGAGCTGGCCAAATAGTGCAGGCTATTTGGCTAGTGCATTATATCTAAATAGATGGTTGTAGACATCTTCATTAATTAGCTTTTAATCATTCACTACTTTTGTTGTATGTGTATTGAACTAGTAGTTTTATGTTCCTGTTTTGCCAGTTGTCACTGCAATTACCAATAGTAATTTTGTCAATCAATTATTCTAATCTCGAAATGAGTAACCAATTAGGCCTGTATCCTTCTTTTCGGTGGCAGTCTCATCAGCCTCTGTAGTATCAATGACTTATTCCTCAAGCTTTTTAGGACGTGTGTCCTTCAAGGACATTGTCTAGAACTGAAAAGGAAATAAGATGTTTATCATTTTCTTAACTTTACATTCTTTCATGCAGATTATTGTTTGTTTGGAACATGATAGGATAGGCTGTTTTTTTGGAATTTGAAgtgaaagaaataaaagattattTGAAAACTATGGAGGGGTGGAGAAGGAAGACCTGTGGGAGAGAGTCAAGTTCTGGGCATCCTTATGGGTTTCTATCTCTAAGGAATTCAAGGATTATAATCTTTCTTCCATTATTCTTAACTGGCAAGCAGCTGTAGTATAAGCCCCTAAGCCTTGATTAGTATTACTAGACGAGATGTTAGGCCTATTGCCCTAGCTGCCCTCTTTAGATCTTTAAAGCGGACTCCTTGTCCGCCTCCCTGTAATTCGATTTTTgcttttttaataaaaagctgtttcttctcaaaaaaaaaaatttgaagtgAAAGGAAAAGGTCTattgctttcttcttttttctcagaAAAAATGGGGGCTGATGTGGGCTATAAATTTACTCTTTCAAAGGGAAAAACGATGAGGGCATGGTGCGCTCCTGTTTGGCCATTTTGCCTTTCCATTAATTCCAGGAAAAATGCCATCACTATATGGCATGACATGTGAATTGCTTTCATCCCCAGTTCTTTGTTGAAATTAAAACTTGTTATCATATGATTGTGTGCCACTTGGTTCATCCGTAGTAATCCAGTTCCTGTTAAAATCATTAATGGTTCCTACTTCGTTGCTGAGCTGTGGGTAAAATTATAGCAAAGTGCCTAGTGTTAAAACCCTCATTATGGATTTGTCAATTTTGACTAGCCAaattgctttattttcttttccatacATGGGAATTCATATTCTTCGTTTGTTTGTATTGTTACTGCATTAGGTACTCATTTAGttgatccatttttttttttggccctaTTTTGGCTCCTGTGGGCTCTCTGTAATTTGTATTATCTTCATCAATGTTTTCATTTGCCATATTTTCTGTTCAGTGTGTTGCTTTACTCGCTTATGGTGTATTGTACAATTTATATGATCTTTGTTTGTGCATTTACATGTAAGGAATGGCATATATCCTCTTCTCTGATTTTGAATAATTTTCCATTTGTAGGTTGAAAAGGTACAAGAATTTCAAGGAGGGCCTTTCAAGAATTCTTGTGGCAACAGATTTAGTAGGAAGAGGAATTGACATTGAGCGTGTTAACATTGTTATCAACTATGACATGCCAGATTCTGCTGATACCTACCTACACAGGGTatttgttttattcttttttaacTTGCAATCTCTTACTTGCCACTCGGTGTCATTTTTTCTTTAGCTGACTTCACTCCCGTTTCTCCTTTTTCTGCATGGGGTTCCCCTCACAGGTTGGTAGAGCCGGAAGGTTCGGTACTAAAGGGTTGGCAATAACATTTGTCTCATCCGCATCGGACTCTGATGTACTTAATCAGGtaataattttatatattttagtatATGCATATGAATTCTTATGCTTCTTCGATTACCTTATTTCCTTTTGCTAATCCCAAGTTCTACCATTTGATTGTTCCAGGTCCAGTCAAGGTTTGAAGTGGACATAAAGGAGCTCCCAGAGCAAATTGATACTTCTACATACAGTAAGATACCCTTTCcaccccttcaaaaaaaaaagagataccCTTTCCACATAATTTAGATATTTGGAGCACACAACAACACGTTCAaagaagactctctctctctctttttttttaaaaaaaa encodes the following:
- the LOC133725120 gene encoding DEAD-box ATP-dependent RNA helicase 15-like, with translation MGEIRDNDGYEEELVDYDEEEQNAPTSASAKPNGESAKKGYVGIHSSGFRDFLLKPELLRAIVDSGFEHPSEVQHECIPQAILGMDVLCQAKSGMGKTAVFVLSTLQQIDPVAGQVAALILCHTRELAYQICHEFERFSTYLPELKVAVFYGGVTIKVHRDLLKNECPHIVVGTPGRVLALARDKDLGLKNVRHFILDECDKMLESLDMRRDVQEIFRLTPHDKQVMMFSATLSKEIRPVCKKFMQDPMEIYVDDEAKLTLHGLVQHYIKLSESEKNRKLTDLLDALDFNQVVIFVKSVSRAAELNKLLADCNFPSICIHSGMPQEERLKRYKNFKEGLSRILVATDLVGRGIDIERVNIVINYDMPDSADTYLHRVGRAGRFGTKGLAITFVSSASDSDVLNQVQSRFEVDIKELPEQIDTSTYMQV